ggaaaaaaaaaaaatgatttctaACTACATAACTGATATGAACAAACTTTCTATTCCCTATTCTCATCCTCCCACTTTTCCCCATCTGTTTCTTATCTCAAAACATTCGATTCGCCCCATTTCTCTGGATGCAGAGATGACATACAATACAACGAAAAATCGGTTATTGATTGCGAGTTTGTTTTAACAGAAACGGGTAAAACAAAAGCACATAAAAAGAACGTAAGAAAAAAACTGGATATTCTTTAAAACAGGAATAATAAGATTGATGACATAATGAAACTTTGTTCCGccaaaacgaaagaaaacaaagaatccCAATAATTTAACGCAAGCTGAATGGAATAATAAAGGGCTTTCAAATGACATCACGAGATAATGTTGACGATGGGCCGCTGCCCCGGGACGCTGAAAACAGGTGGATAGTATCCCATATTTTGCATCGGCATCATCATGGGCGAAGGATAAGGAAAGAGATTACTATTCATACCTCCGTATCCTCCACCTCCGCAACAGGGCATCGGCATGGGCATTGGATTCGAGTACGGATTCATTTGCGCATTTCCGGCCCCAAACTGGAAATTGGAATGACTCGAACGCATCATCCGGCGAAGTTTTTTGTCTGCAATCCAACAAAGAACTTGAGGAATCGCGAATGATTAAAGCTTTTCGAAATGCCAACACAAACCTGGATCAGTTGCGGTTCGATTGTCCATTAAATTGCAAGCCAGCGTGATGGAACCAATCTACAAGTACCGACCAATGAATATTACAACGATTGAGGTGAAAGTAGCCATTGCTCATTTTTACCTGCAATACAACCGAGATGCACAAAAAAGAGCCAGTGATGACAAGCAACATTGGTTGAATACAGAAGTTAGCCAAGTCGCAGAGCAGTTTCAAATCACGATCaaagttcttgtttttgttacGATTACTGGCTTTATCGTGAGCGACAAATATGAAAGCGGTTGTTGCCATTTCTGCCATGATGACCAGAACAAGTGCTGCAACGCTCTAgaacacagaaaaagaaaaatatgtcaagatttaaaaaacaaaaaaacagtaaaCAAGAATCCCACATAAATCTCTTACGAATTTCAGGCAACCGTCAATGCGAAATAGGCCACCACAAATGCCGACCAGTGACGAGAAGAAGATCAGTAGACCAGCAGCAGTACACACGTATAGGCTCGTCTGGACGAAGAAAAAGACTTGTTCAAAGTAGATTGGAATGTGGTCAGCTGTTAACGTATCGGCTGAATGGATGGCTGGCGGAACCGTAGACGCAGAAGACCTCTTATGAAGTCTATGTTTAAACAGATCTCGTCGGCCAACCAATTTACTGATAGAATCTAAGACGTTCGTCAAGTTGATAAAGCCCATAGAGCTGGGCGTTGTGGCAGACGTACTAAGGCTTTTTGTCGATGACCTTACGGACGATATCGTTGTATTCGTGGTAGATAAGGGTCGACTGGTAGTCGTGGTCATCGAAGATGATGGTGAAGCTCTCTCTGTTGAAACGGAAGAAGATAAACTGGTTGCCGTAAATAGTGTCGTCAATGGGGTGGCGGTCTGCATCGGAGACAAGAGAGACGCTGTCGTTGGATTAGTTATTGCTTTCATTAATGTCGAGGAAACTTGTTCTTGTGATGTTGTCTGGGATTCGGTGCCAAAGGATGCGTCCGTTGGAGGCATTGGTGAAGTAATGGCTGGACTTGCAACATTTAATGAAGTCATTGAAACTTCTCCAGCTGTGGATGTCTCTGATGTTGATGTTTTGACTGAAGGCCCTTCACTGGAGGTTGTTGAAATTAAGGAGAGCGTTGTTTTCGGTATCTCCGTAACCATTCGAGCTGGTGTTGTAGAAGCAATGGCTGTTCTTGTCGTAGCTGCAGACGTTATTTTTGTTGTAGCTGTAAGAATTGGTGTCTTTCCAGACGTTGGAGCCGATGTTGTTCTAGACGTTGAGGTCTGCGAGGCCTTGGAAGTTGTAGACGTGGCTACAGATACGACTGGTGTTGATTCAAGCCGAGTAGCCAGTGATGTTGTTGTGGGCGCTAGAATTGTAGAGGCTCTGGAAGTTTTCGATGGTGTCGTAGTTAATACTGTGGTAGTTTCGTTTGGTTTTACTGTAGATGTTATAGCGAAAGTTTGTCGGGATGTGGGAGATAAggtggttgttgttgatgaaACTGCGTTTGCTGATGAAGATGTGCTAATCAAGGATGCAGAATATGACGAAGATTTTTCAGATGTCGAAATGGTCCAAGTCTTCGTTGACATTGTGAGTTGCTGTGTGGCAGGTGTGGATATTGAAATGCCGGGCCAGCTTGTCGCTGTAGTTGTAATTGCAAACGAGTTCGGCGATGCTTGAGTATCCGGGAAATCTAATTCCCCGATTGGCGATGATATCATCGACGAAATAATCGtactcgttttgttttcttgctcGATTGATTTGCTAACTTTCTCTCTAAGTTGCGCTAGTCTTAACTCGTTTTCTAATTCCGCtattcgattttttaaaacctgACCAAAGTCGATCGTCTCCTCCATCGTATTCATCAATGAAGTCGGTGTTACTACGCGACTAACAGTGGTGTTTCTGCTTGTAACTGACGATTTCGCCATCGTAGAACCTGTCGTCAAAGGGTCAATTGTTCCTGTCTGGGACAAGGCCACTCCTTTCGTGATATCCAGATTCTGCACTTCCAGAGAACTTGTTATTATCGTTCCGCTTTCAATTAAACTAGTAATGTTTGTTATGAACGTAACCGGAGAAACGGGCGTGTGCTGGTTGGTGGTGTTGCCTTTTTTGGGTGTAACCTAATTTAATAAGTGTGGAAGAACAAGCAGCATTAGATTTCAGAGTAACCTCCAACGACCAGCTAAACCTTACATATCGACTAACCCGGGGACGTCCTTTATTAGAACCACCAGACCGGGTTGTGTTTCGTCCATTTTTGTTGATGTTATTGCGTATATCGATGACATTTATGGCAGGTGCTGTTGTTGTCAAGTTGGATTCCAGCAGAGCAGCAACAATCACGTCATACGTTTCTGGCATCAACTTGACTTGATAAAGACACAATACTGAACACGTCACCCCCAGAAGCTaccaataataaaaatgatttcagAAATTGGGTTTTACGGTGGAATATGAATTCTTGACAATACACTTTTAAGGGTGAGGTAAGAAGTACAGGTGGGTGAGGGTGACATGCAGACGGTATGGGTAGGAATGTTTTTCTAGCATAACGACATCAGgtgaacaaaaagagaaatgtaAAATAATACCGACTCACTAGCACTGTAACATTGATGGCGAAAAGCAAAATCCGCTTGGCAGCAGATCCAGCACCGAATGTCACTCCTATTGTAGCAGTCATAGCAAACAGTAAATTCACATTACGTGTGACCTACTGTGGACGGCCTCTGTCATTTGACTGATACAGAGGTGGGAATATCTTTTATTAGAATCGCGCCATACTTTGCTGCTGTGTCAAATTGTTCCTTAAAATGAATTTGACGTCTACATTCCTTGAACAGgaatttttaggttttttttttgttcgtttgtttgtttgttttttgtttgtttttgtttttaatctgTTAGAGATAGAGTGCCAAAATTAACTCCATAGACAGAGAAATCTTTCAAATTACGAAATATAACATCAAAATCCAGGAGACGAAGCATCGGACGTCAATCACACACAAGCCAAGATATTAAAAGTGTGCAATTAAAACCACGTATATTATTCATACAAAGAGCACGTAGggaaaccaatttttttttatccaatggaaaagaagaagtcaGTCGTAATTCGGATCAGGAATTAAAGCATTTATGATCTGTCGTGTGACGGGACCTTTCTCGGCGATTTCCATTAACTGTCGGTAACCATCACCCAACAGGGCAACATAATCGGCTGTAGTGGCTTCAATTTTCTATGAATAGATTTGATGGATATGTTTTTATGAGTGAGCAATCTAAATActtctttttaaatgaacGTAACCAATAAAAGCTCTACTACGTACTTCACATTCGGCTTCAGCTTCTCTCAACTCTTGTGCATATTTAGCCATCGTTGCCTGCAGGtctttctcttgtttgttCATTTGAACTTTCTGCTCAGCAAACCTGTAATGCGAATTGTTGATGTAATTTAACGCCGTTTTGCACTTCCTTTTCAGACGATtcaaagttttatttttttacctttgtCGTAGTGTTTCTAGTTCATATTGCTGGCGCATTTGAAGTGGGTCAGAACGTGGAGCAGCGGACAAATTCTCCAACTCAGCCAGTTGGGAAAGGTAAAGTCGTTCCTGAGCGAAAAAAGATTGCCATAAATGATAATGCTAATTGAGTTCATCAAGAAatgatggggaaaaaaattaccatTTCATCGCGGTCAGCTTTCACCGTTTGCAGCTTTTCCTCCAGTCGGCTCTTAAGAAGCTCTGTATGCTTCAATTCCATCTGGGATCGATTGTGTGGGGTAGTATTAAGAAACTGAAAATACCGAACCGGAATCACGGTTAAATACCTTAAACTGAGATATTTCAGCTAATATCCGCTCTTTCTTCTCCGTCATGGCAATGCATCGGCTCTCAATGTCAGACAGGGTACTTATTTTGCCTTCCAAAAAGTTTTTGAGGGCTTCCTGTAAGAACAATTTTAGAATGTTATCAAGCATAAATGACTGACGGAAGAAAGTTACCTTAGGGTCCATGTCGGGTGCGATTGTCATTCCCATATCCATCAGATCAACATTCAGTTCACGATCAAACTTGACATCCTATAAACAAGAATTGTGTTAATGGAAATTACGTAAAAACATCAACTTTTCAACCTCACCTCGGCAGCAATATTGGCAAGCTGCATCTCACGTTTCTCAACTAGTTTCGCTACTTGTTCGCGCTGCTCAGTCACAGCAGCGAGATCTCTTGCATTGGCGGCGATTGCAGACTTTATGCGACGAGCCTCGTCAGCGCTGACTTTACAGTTCTTCGCGGCTATTAGGAGTTCGGCAATCTCTTTTTGCTCAACAGCAGTTTTCTCCTCTAAACATTTAGAATATGATATTTCTATATTAGAACTATCAGTGGAAATAGGTGATAGACACTTACTAATCTCCTCATGACGTTGAAGAAGATGTCTCTCTTCATTTTGAAGCTCTTTGCAGCGCTGTTGCAATTGCACCTCTTTTGCCGAGATCTCTTCCAGTCtacgttcttcttttttcgcctCAGCTTTTAGTTCCTACAGTATACTGCATTATGACCTAGAACCGAAATACTATGCCGACAACTAAAATGACTAACCTCGATTTGAGAGCTTTTCTTCTCAATAGCTTTATATTCTTCAATGATCACTGCTATTTGACGTTCAAGCAGTTCTGCACGCCCTTCTTCAATCTGATGTTTCTGTCCTACAAACAGCAGTGTTTAAACATTTGAAGCTCGCCATATTTTTAAATACAGAATTTACTGTAAAATGCACGGAATTCGTCCGCTAAATCAAAATTTAGATCGTTACACCAAGCGTTGTATGAATAAATCATGATTTTCAATTCTGcctattaaagaaataaagaaaatcattaAGCAAATTCTGATCAGTTTCAGAAAAATTACATTTTCTAAGGATTGATCTTCCTCTTCGAAAGTAATTGCTCGGACAAAGTCACATAGCCAACTGAGAAGGCCTGCAATTTGGGATGTCGAGTGTAGTGCACCGACTAGAGtatttgaaaaacgaaaaataatgCGAGCTTTAATTCATCTGTTACCAGAGAGCTGTTATCTAAACAGCTATACATACTAGACACCAGGGCAGATTTTGCCAAGGTTCCACAATAACCAAGCTCCTTCATATTCTTGATGAGATCATCTTCATTGAAACGTGGGGCTAATTGGTAATTTTGGTCGATGAAAAAGTAtatgaactaaaaaaaaagttgctaATTTACACTGCATATACTACTTAGTTGTGCAAGAAATATTACATTGAAGTATTTTACAAAGGATTGCTTGTCTATCTTTTGGATCTCCTTGTGACTAACAGCTTCTGGGAAACCATTGTCATTTAGAAATTCTGCTATAGACTTTCCCATTTCCAACAAACAATTCTTGTCACTGAGGTTTCTTGTCTCTTTGAGATATGGTTTAGTAGTCATAGTTGTAGACATATTGCCACGACTGTaaagaatttaaaattgtCTGGTGATGATAAAGAATTAttagaaaaatgaatatttCAATTACCTTTGAGGAGTGGTACCTCCCATTTGAGGTGTAGCAGCAATAAGGCGCAAAGCATTTCCAGTTTCTATACATTGACTATTGATTattattgaaaataaaacaaaaatgtatctGCTTACTTGATGGAGTCATGCCTATTGCCAAACTCTGCTCGGGTCTCTGTGCATAATTAGGTTTCACCTGTTTAAACCAAAATATGGcattaaaaaactattgattACAATCGATTATAAGAATTTTCATCAATTCATACCGCAGATGAACAAGATGGTCTAGGAATAGATGATGACCTTTTCTGAGAACTACAAATAGAGCTATTTGAATTGAAACCTGTCGAACAAAGCATAATTAACTTCATTTATTACCTAGCCATACTAGTCGAGAGACTAGTGGTTGTTTGTCTAACTCCCACTCCTGGCAGCGCACGTATGGGTAAAGTGTTGGATGAACGCCTTCCTTGGGAACGTCTCATCTTCAAATGGTAAATTGGAAAAATCCAAATAGAAGAAAATTCGGATTAAATGTAGAGAAAAATTTTAGCACAATACTGGAGACAAACGGTTGTGGCGTAAAAAATTGTGTTTCGATTTTTGAAATGATGTTTGACAAACAACTGCAACGTTGCCAGCTCGTGAGAACTATCCAAATATCTGATCATGAAATTCATTATTCATGATTCCTAAACCTGAATACTTGATTAAACCAGATTAAAATCAAATGACTATGATTAAACCATTAAACATTAATGCATTAACTAATAACCAGGATAACTACAACTACATTATAAAGAGTTGAATATGGGCTACGGGCATTCGGAAAATTTGCACGGCTATTATTACCTACTAAAAAAAGTGGAAGGCTCATATTCGGATGACCATGGGTCGGTGGGCAAGGTCAATGTATCATTTCGATTCGCTCTATCATCCTCGACGTCAAGCAAACAGCGCCCTGTAGGAAATACGTCACGCAAAACATGGCCGATTTTGTGACGTCATGTGGTGCACTGCACGGTGAAAATGGATAGAAAAATGCGCAACTCTTATCCATACATTGAAGGAATTGCGCTTAAAATGGCTTCCACACGATCTTATATAATATGACGTGCGTACGAACTAGCGTGACAGAACCATCTAGCGGTAAGATTTTTCATGGCACTCCTAACGAGATGTTCACTCAtgttttttattgatttattttttcacgGCAGGTTTGGGTGTGGCGGAAACTAGAGCGTGTAGTAAgaaaatttggggaaaattgggtttatatttcaagaaataacttgaaaagtaaaactagCTTCCGGAAATCATTTATTGGGGTGGTAAAGGATAAACCGCCGATTAAAATGAGACCTTAACGGATGAGGAGCGAACTCTAGTTCACTATCGGCAACGATTTTCGTTGTCATGATTTTTACATAAGAGCCGTGTAAAACACGGACGCGtttttaagggggaaaaaaaggaggtgacCAGCTAAAAGTGGCTGTGAATTTCAAACTTTTAAggttatgtaaacaaaatttatccTGAATATAAATGAGGGAATAAataacaaagttcatttttcaaaattaatattttcttgtattttaatagttttaatcgaatcacaaaaacacgcatattttaaaaattaaaataagtacactaaatattaatatttttcgggaACTTTTTAACAGGGCATAGATAAAAGGGATATAAACACagctcatgtaaaaaacaacttaTTACAATTTGTTTGGGGTTCAACATACACTTTTTGCTAGCCCGACCGGACTATCTGGTTCAATGGTTGTCATGTCGATTTTGATGGGTAAGAGCCTGCCATCTTATACGCCATCTTATACGCCATCTTATACGCCATCTTATTGCCATGTATATACAGTAGGCTACGTACTGTATATAGACTTCTTACTGGCCAATTGAATTCGAGTGGGGATGTCGGATAACCTACAGAAACAACAACTATATACCAATACAAAGAAGCACTTGTTGGATAAGAACAGGGAGCAGGGGTAGTACCTCACGTTCATGTAAGACGAATACATGACAGCGATCATTCAAGCTTAAAAACGCTATGAAAAAATGTAACGTGATTGTTGCTTGGTGAAAATCGAGCCACTTAAAAataatgagaaagaaaaacattcaTAAACCAAGAGTAGCAGGCTATAATGGTCAGCTCTATATTGTAGAGTCTATACCAAGAGAGGATATTCTTTAATTCATTCTTTCGAGATAAGTGGTTTTGTCTAGTGTGTTTTCATTTCAGCGGATCGATGCACAGAAGCTACTGAGCGTTGGCGTCTATCAGACATAAAAGAGTATTAGGCTATAAGTCGTTCAAAGATGGTTGCGCTGACGACATCATACTTATATAACATGTAAACGAAAAGTTCATAAAGTCTGAATTATTTTCCGTTGCACAAGAGGATAAAACTCCATAGGCTATACGTTTCATGACGGATTGTGTTAACGAAAGCTGGTGCAACAGATCGCAATAATGTTGTACAATAAAATAACCCAGTATACCTAAGGAATGAtcagaacgaaaaaaaaaaaaacttcactGGAATTGACATAATTCCCTCTCCCCCGGGAGGAATACAGAAAAGTAATTCAGGAggagaattttcttttcattgatTGCAATATATTCGCATGTATACGTAAGCGGCTTTCCGATGGAAAAGAATTGTCTATGCTGTTAGACCCAGGTAACCTTTGGCCTTTGGAATTCAATATATCTGCGTTCATTTTTATTGTAAGGTAGTCTAatttattacatttttttatcaaaatgaaattcttgCCAAGCAATTAATTTCCTATAGACCCTACCTacacgttaaaaataaaaattcagtGCGACTAATTTTCATGTTTCGTGAACGAAGCGACGGAATAACACAAACGCGCTAAAACCAGCAATTGACTCTGACAAGCCATCATTCACTTATGGTTTTATAAAGCTTCAGTTCACTGTTCGGGCAAACTATCTGAATGTGccaaacatttatttttttaactgcGATATAGACCCTACAATATATGTTACAGTTTTCGGGTTTCTGCGGAgttaaatttattatttttttaaagatagaAGTTTGATACAGCTTAACAAGGTTTtagcaacttgcaacttcaGCGAGAACATCAGCAA
This genomic stretch from Daphnia magna isolate NIES linkage group LG10, ASM2063170v1.1, whole genome shotgun sequence harbors:
- the LOC116932077 gene encoding mucin-5AC isoform X4, which encodes MTATIGVTFGAGSAAKRILLFAINVTVLLLGVTCSVLCLYQVKLMPETYDVIVAALLESNLTTTAPAINVIDIRNNINKNGRNTTRSGGSNKGRPRVTPKKGNTTNQHTPVSPNLDITKGVALSQTGTIDPLTTGSTMAKSSVTSRNTTVSRVVTPTSLMNTMEETIDFGQVLKNRIAELENELRLAQLREKVSKSIEQENKTSTIISSMISSPIGELDFPDTQASPNSFAITTTATSWPGISISTPATQQLTMSTKTWTISTSEKSSSYSASLISTSSSANAVSSTTTTLSPTSRQTFAITSTVKPNETTTVLTTTPSKTSRASTILAPTTTSLATRLESTPVVSVATSTTSKASQTSTSRTTSAPTSGKTPILTATTKITSAATTRTAIASTTPARMVTEIPKTTLSLISTTSSEGPSVKTSTSETSTAGEVSMTSLNVASPAITSPMPPTDASFGTESQTTSQEQVSSTLMKAITNPTTASLLSPMQTATPLTTLFTATSLSSSVSTERASPSSSMTTTTSRPLSTTNTTISSVRSSTKSLSTSATTPSSMGFINLTNVLDSISKLVGRRDLFKHRLHKRSSASTVPPAIHSADTLTADHIPIYFEQVFFFVQTSLYVCTAAGLLIFFSSLVGICGGLFRIDGCLKFSVAALVLVIMAEMATTAFIFVAHDKASNRNKNKNFDRDLKLLCDLANFCIQPMLLVITGSFLCISVVLQIGSITLACNLMDNRTATDPDKKLRRMMRSSHSNFQFGAGNAQMNPYSNPMPMPMPCCGGGGYGGMNSNLFPYPSPMMMPMQNMGYYPPVFSVPGQRPIVNIIS
- the LOC116932077 gene encoding putative GPI-anchored protein pfl2 isoform X3; this translates as MTATIGVTFGAGSAAKRILLFAINVTVLLLGVTCSVLCLYQVKLMPETYDVIVAALLESNLTTTAPAINVIDIRNNINKNGRNTTRSGGSNKGRPRVSRYVTPKKGNTTNQHTPVSPNLDITKGVALSQTGTIDPLTTGSTMAKSSVTSRNTTVSRVVTPTSLMNTMEETIDFGQVLKNRIAELENELRLAQLREKVSKSIEQENKTSTIISSMISSPIGELDFPDTQASPNSFAITTTATSWPGISISTPATQQLTMSTKTWTISTSEKSSSYSASLISTSSSANAVSSTTTTLSPTSRQTFAITSTVKPNETTTVLTTTPSKTSRASTILAPTTTSLATRLESTPVVSVATSTTSKASQTSTSRTTSAPTSGKTPILTATTKITSAATTRTAIASTTPARMVTEIPKTTLSLISTTSSEGPSVKTSTSETSTAGEVSMTSLNVASPAITSPMPPTDASFGTESQTTSQEQVSSTLMKAITNPTTASLLSPMQTATPLTTLFTATSLSSSVSTERASPSSSMTTTTSRPLSTTNTTISSVRSSTKSLSTSATTPSSMGFINLTNVLDSISKLVGRRDLFKHRLHKRSSASTVPPAIHSADTLTADHIPIYFEQVFFFVQTSLYVCTAAGLLIFFSSLVGICGGLFRIDGCLKFSVAALVLVIMAEMATTAFIFVAHDKASNRNKNKNFDRDLKLLCDLANFCIQPMLLVITGSFLCISVVLQIGSITLACNLMDNRTATDPDKKLRRMMRSSHSNFQFGAGNAQMNPYSNPMPMPMPCCGGGGYGGMNSNLFPYPSPMMMPMQNMGYYPPVFSVPGQRPIVNIIS
- the LOC116932077 gene encoding putative GPI-anchored protein pfl2 isoform X1, giving the protein MTATIGVTFGAGSAAKRILLFAINVTVLLLGVTCSVLCLYQVKLMPETYDVIVAALLESNLTTTAPAINVIDIRNNINKNGRNTTRSGGSNKGRPRVSRYVTPKKGNTTNQHTPVSPVTFITNITSLIESGTIITSSLEVQNLDITKGVALSQTGTIDPLTTGSTMAKSSVTSRNTTVSRVVTPTSLMNTMEETIDFGQVLKNRIAELENELRLAQLREKVSKSIEQENKTSTIISSMISSPIGELDFPDTQASPNSFAITTTATSWPGISISTPATQQLTMSTKTWTISTSEKSSSYSASLISTSSSANAVSSTTTTLSPTSRQTFAITSTVKPNETTTVLTTTPSKTSRASTILAPTTTSLATRLESTPVVSVATSTTSKASQTSTSRTTSAPTSGKTPILTATTKITSAATTRTAIASTTPARMVTEIPKTTLSLISTTSSEGPSVKTSTSETSTAGEVSMTSLNVASPAITSPMPPTDASFGTESQTTSQEQVSSTLMKAITNPTTASLLSPMQTATPLTTLFTATSLSSSVSTERASPSSSMTTTTSRPLSTTNTTISSVRSSTKSLSTSATTPSSMGFINLTNVLDSISKLVGRRDLFKHRLHKRSSASTVPPAIHSADTLTADHIPIYFEQVFFFVQTSLYVCTAAGLLIFFSSLVGICGGLFRIDGCLKFSVAALVLVIMAEMATTAFIFVAHDKASNRNKNKNFDRDLKLLCDLANFCIQPMLLVITGSFLCISVVLQIGSITLACNLMDNRTATDPDKKLRRMMRSSHSNFQFGAGNAQMNPYSNPMPMPMPCCGGGGYGGMNSNLFPYPSPMMMPMQNMGYYPPVFSVPGQRPIVNIIS
- the LOC116932077 gene encoding putative GPI-anchored protein pfl2 isoform X6, yielding MPETYDVIVAALLESNLTTTAPAINVIDIRNNINKNGRNTTRSGGSNKGRPRVSRYVTPKKGNTTNQHTPVSPVTFITNITSLIESGTIITSSLEVQNLDITKGVALSQTGTIDPLTTGSTMAKSSVTSRNTTVSRVVTPTSLMNTMEETIDFGQVLKNRIAELENELRLAQLREKVSKSIEQENKTSTIISSMISSPIGELDFPDTQASPNSFAITTTATSWPGISISTPATQQLTMSTKTWTISTSEKSSSYSASLISTSSSANAVSSTTTTLSPTSRQTFAITSTVKPNETTTVLTTTPSKTSRASTILAPTTTSLATRLESTPVVSVATSTTSKASQTSTSRTTSAPTSGKTPILTATTKITSAATTRTAIASTTPARMVTEIPKTTLSLISTTSSEGPSVKTSTSETSTAGEVSMTSLNVASPAITSPMPPTDASFGTESQTTSQEQVSSTLMKAITNPTTASLLSPMQTATPLTTLFTATSLSSSVSTERASPSSSMTTTTSRPLSTTNTTISSVRSSTKSLSTSATTPSSMGFINLTNVLDSISKLVGRRDLFKHRLHKRSSASTVPPAIHSADTLTADHIPIYFEQVFFFVQTSLYVCTAAGLLIFFSSLVGICGGLFRIDGCLKFSVAALVLVIMAEMATTAFIFVAHDKASNRNKNKNFDRDLKLLCDLANFCIQPMLLVITGSFLCISVVLQIGSITLACNLMDNRTATDPDKKLRRMMRSSHSNFQFGAGNAQMNPYSNPMPMPMPCCGGGGYGGMNSNLFPYPSPMMMPMQNMGYYPPVFSVPGQRPIVNIIS
- the LOC116932077 gene encoding uncharacterized serine-rich protein C215.13 isoform X5 is translated as MTATIGVTFGAGSAAKRILLFAINVTVLLLGVTCSVLCLYQVKLMPETYDVIVAALLESNLTTTAPAINVIDIRNNINKNGRNTTRSGGSNKGRPRVSRYVTPKKGNTTNQHTPVSPVTFITNITSLIESGTIITSSLEVQNLDITKGVALSQTGTIDPLTTGSTMAKSSVTSRNTTVSRVVTPTSLMNTMEETIDFGQVLKNRIAELENELRLAQLREKVSKSIEQENKTSTIISSMISSPIGELDFPDTQASPNSFAITTTATSWPGISISTPATQQLTMSTKTWTISTSEKSSSYSASLISTSSSANAVSSTTTTLSPTSRQTFAITSTVKPNETTTVLTTTPSKTSKASQTSTSRTTSAPTSGKTPILTATTKITSAATTRTAIASTTPARMVTEIPKTTLSLISTTSSEGPSVKTSTSETSTAGEVSMTSLNVASPAITSPMPPTDASFGTESQTTSQEQVSSTLMKAITNPTTASLLSPMQTATPLTTLFTATSLSSSVSTERASPSSSMTTTTSRPLSTTNTTISSVRSSTKSLSTSATTPSSMGFINLTNVLDSISKLVGRRDLFKHRLHKRSSASTVPPAIHSADTLTADHIPIYFEQVFFFVQTSLYVCTAAGLLIFFSSLVGICGGLFRIDGCLKFSVAALVLVIMAEMATTAFIFVAHDKASNRNKNKNFDRDLKLLCDLANFCIQPMLLVITGSFLCISVVLQIGSITLACNLMDNRTATDPDKKLRRMMRSSHSNFQFGAGNAQMNPYSNPMPMPMPCCGGGGYGGMNSNLFPYPSPMMMPMQNMGYYPPVFSVPGQRPIVNIIS
- the LOC116932077 gene encoding putative GPI-anchored protein pfl2 isoform X2, encoding MTATIGVTFGAGSAAKRILLFAINVTVLLLGVTCSVLCLYQVKLMPETYDVIVAALLESNLTTTAPAINVIDIRNNINKNGRNTTRSGGSNKGRPRVTPKKGNTTNQHTPVSPVTFITNITSLIESGTIITSSLEVQNLDITKGVALSQTGTIDPLTTGSTMAKSSVTSRNTTVSRVVTPTSLMNTMEETIDFGQVLKNRIAELENELRLAQLREKVSKSIEQENKTSTIISSMISSPIGELDFPDTQASPNSFAITTTATSWPGISISTPATQQLTMSTKTWTISTSEKSSSYSASLISTSSSANAVSSTTTTLSPTSRQTFAITSTVKPNETTTVLTTTPSKTSRASTILAPTTTSLATRLESTPVVSVATSTTSKASQTSTSRTTSAPTSGKTPILTATTKITSAATTRTAIASTTPARMVTEIPKTTLSLISTTSSEGPSVKTSTSETSTAGEVSMTSLNVASPAITSPMPPTDASFGTESQTTSQEQVSSTLMKAITNPTTASLLSPMQTATPLTTLFTATSLSSSVSTERASPSSSMTTTTSRPLSTTNTTISSVRSSTKSLSTSATTPSSMGFINLTNVLDSISKLVGRRDLFKHRLHKRSSASTVPPAIHSADTLTADHIPIYFEQVFFFVQTSLYVCTAAGLLIFFSSLVGICGGLFRIDGCLKFSVAALVLVIMAEMATTAFIFVAHDKASNRNKNKNFDRDLKLLCDLANFCIQPMLLVITGSFLCISVVLQIGSITLACNLMDNRTATDPDKKLRRMMRSSHSNFQFGAGNAQMNPYSNPMPMPMPCCGGGGYGGMNSNLFPYPSPMMMPMQNMGYYPPVFSVPGQRPIVNIIS